In Bradysia coprophila strain Holo2 unplaced genomic scaffold, BU_Bcop_v1 contig_687, whole genome shotgun sequence, a genomic segment contains:
- the LOC119083486 gene encoding uncharacterized protein LOC119083486, which translates to MLNSFLKSNLLTQFVSVFDVLFALIVVAPLVVTFWSTTWMLYDAFILPSDPVVSGFVSWAFGFFGQMILMFHQDAIKRFLNFEKRSFLNIFCLKLYALFLGHTFVSFWRGVWMCVDATSSKDLGVVCSNIVQNIITLMIMKAFRNTLVPPFIVLTDTREQYSMRTLLEKHKADGSFRYFFDCMTTMFVEMLVAFIWHDFWFIHDSNIFPHDLFYSALSSLVFGYSLALICFTIQSCVGAVCEKHDDQKVFIFDVFAMVSLLSAINVWRGVWSFVAYFTDGNKEWILILNTLAWGLLMIVNCTFSLSAKDVLKDAEKPGKCCTEFETRYLTKMLFKKTDEKSDVTRNISTRL; encoded by the exons ATGctgaattcatttttgaaatcgaattTGCTGACACAATTTGTGTCTGTTTTCGATGTGTTATTCGCGCTCATTGTAGTGGCTCCCTTGGTCGTCACCTTTTGGTCGACAACGTGGATGCTCTACGATGCATTTATTTTACCGAGTGATCCAGTCGTTAGTGGTTTTGTTTCGTGGGCATTTGGATTTTTCGGTCAAATGATTTTAATGTTTCACCAAGATGCGATCAAACGGTTTCTCAATTTCGAAAAGCGGAGTTTCCTCAACATTTTCTGCTTGAAACTGTATGCGCTTTTCTTGGGCCATACATTCGTTAGTTTCTGGCGCGGTGTATGGATGTGTGTGGATGCCACGTCTTCAAAAGATCTTGGCGTTGTTTGTTCGAACATTGTTCAAAACATAATAACTCTAATGATCATGAAGGCATTCCGAAACACGCTTGTGCCGCCATTTATTGTTTTGACTGATACACGGGAACAGTACAGTATGAGGACGTTACTTGAAAAGCAT AAAGCTGACGGAAGTTTCCGATATTTTTTCGACTGTATGACCACGATGTTTGTTGAAATGCTGGTTGCGTTTATTTGGCATGATTTCTGGTTCATCCATGATTCGAATATTTTCCCGCATGATCTCTTTTATTCGGCATTGTCATCACTA GTCTTTGGCTATTCTTTAGCATTGATTTGCTTCACAATCCAAAGCTGTGTTGGTGCTGTGTGTGAGAAACATGACGatcaaaaagttttcatttttgacgTGTTTGCGATGGTTTCTTTACTGTCCGCCATAAATGTGTGGCGTGGGGTCTGGTCTTTCGTGGCATATTTTACAG ATGGGAACAAAGAGTGGATTCTAATTCTAAACACGCTGGCCTGGGGACTATTAATGATTGTAAATTGTACCTTTTCACTTTCTGCTAAAGATGTCCTGAAAGATGCAGAAAAACCAGGGAAATGTTGCACCGAATTTGAGACACGCTATTTgacgaaaatgttgtttaagAAGACTGATGAAAAATCTGATGTAACTCGCAACATTTCCACACGACTGTAA
- the LOC119083480 gene encoding cytochrome P450 3A24-like isoform X2, translated as MLLLTLLLGLLFYAIYKRQQQMTTFKRLRIPGPRPNFILGNSIDIAREGTNAVFPKWTKKYGPIVGFYLGGHPLILTTDFELMRRVLVKDFHKFSNKSELVPGGIHPVPQLRKMLVWTQDNAWRRLRASMSPSFSAYKLSAMEPLMMTSIDKMISELEDKAKSGDEFNVKPYIAELTFSSAVKCIFGLDFSLRQMTKESKNFLEATLPRLEKSILAILMMLFPSLIRIAYPLRVYWERIRFYMLWSPEGSAYDMTKNILQIRKDLQTQSVDFLQLLMNTKKVQTITDNDLEMSSEDVAQNNNSLSKDASENISEDEIVSNALLFLLASFETTSVTLQFCLHNLINHQNVQDELRSELRKAVERIGKPITSSTLSEVPLLNRIVKETLRMFPPASPFMTRVANEDYEYKDIVIPKGTTVFIGVSSIHNDPQFWPEPEEFRPQRFESDYDKLSFLTFGHGPRNCIGMRFAYMEAQLALAKLILEYRFEPGPSTEKKLVTVETFATLIPKNGVFCKVTRLEK; from the exons ATGTTGTTGTTAACGTTGTTGTTGGGTCTGTTGTTTTATGCTATTTACAAACGACAACAACAGATGACAACATTTAAAAGGCTACGCATTCCCGGCCCGAGACCGAATTTTATTCTTGGCAATTCAATTGATATTGCGCGCGAAGGAACGAACGCTGTGTTTCCGAAGTGGACAAAGAAATACGGACCCATTGTCGGTTTCTACCTTGGCGGGCATCCTCTAATATTGACAACCGACTTTGAATTGATGCGCCGTGTGTTGGTTaaagattttcataaattcagcAATAAAAGTGAATTGGTGCCG GGCGGAATTCATCCCGTTCCACAATTGCGGAAAATGTTAGTTTGGACTCAGGATAATGCGTGGAGACGTTTACGTGCTTCGATGTCGCCGTCATTTTCGGCCTATAAACTGAGTGCCATGGAGCCATTGATGATGACTTCAATTGATAAAATGATCAGCGAACTTGAAGATAAGGCGAAAAGTGGCGATGAGTTTAACGTAAAGCCTTATATTGCGGAGTTGACGTTTTCCAGTGCGGTCAAGTGTATATTTGGACTTGATTTTTCACTGCGGCAAATGACCAAggaatcgaaaaatttcttagaaGCGACCCTTCCGCGCTTAGAGAAATCAATATTGGCAATATTAATGATGTTGTTCCCATCGCTGATTCGTATAGCTTATCCGCTAAGGGTCTATTGGGAACGAATTCGATTTTATATGCTATGGTCTCCAGAAGGGAGCGCCTATGACATGACCAAAAATATTCTCCAAATTCGAAAAGATTTGCAAACCCAGTCCGTTgattttttgcaattattgATGAACACGAAGAAAGTTCAGACGATCACTGATAACGATTTGGAGATGTCGTCAGAGGATGTTGCGCAGAATAACAATTCGTTGAGCAAAGACgctagtgaaaatatttcagagGACGAGATTGTGTCAAATGCACTGCTTTTCCTGCTTGCTTCTTTCGAAACAACGTCGGTTACTCTTCAGTTCTGTTTGCATAATTTGATCAATCATCAAAATGTCCAAGACGAACTGAGGAGTGAACTTCGAAAAGCTGTAGAGAGGATCGGTAAACCCATTACTTCCTCAACTTTGTCTGAGGTTCCATTGCTCAATCGTATCGTCAAAGAAACGCTGAGGATGTTTCCACCCGCATCACCATTCATGACACGAGTGGCCAATGAGGATTACGAATACAAGGATATTGTAATACCGAAAGGAACTACTGTATTTATAGGAGTTTCTTCAATCCACAATGATCCACAATTTTGGCCGGAGCCCGAAGAATTTCGACCGCAGAGATTTGAAAGTGATTACGATAAATTATCCTTTTTAACATTCGGCCATGG TCCGAGAAACTGTATTGGCATGAGATTCGCTTATATGGAAGCTCAATTGGCTCTTGCAAAACTCATCCTGGAGTATCGGTTTGAACCGGGACCGTCAACAGAAAAGAAGCTTGTGACGGTGGAAACGTTTGCAACATTGATACCAAAGAATGGGGTTTTTTGTAAAGTTACTCGActcgaaaaataa
- the LOC119083480 gene encoding cytochrome P450 3A24-like isoform X1, giving the protein MLLLTLLLGLLFYAIYKRQQQMTTFKRLRIPGPRPNFILGNSIDIAREGTNAVFPKWTKKYGPIVGFYLGGHPLILTTDFELMRRVLVKDFHKFSNKSELVKGGIHPVPQLRKMLVWTQDNAWRRLRASMSPSFSAYKLSAMEPLMMTSIDKMISELEDKAKSGDEFNVKPYIAELTFSSAVKCIFGLDFSLRQMTKESKNFLEATLPRLEKSILAILMMLFPSLIRIAYPLRVYWERIRFYMLWSPEGSAYDMTKNILQIRKDLQTQSVDFLQLLMNTKKVQTITDNDLEMSSEDVAQNNNSLSKDASENISEDEIVSNALLFLLASFETTSVTLQFCLHNLINHQNVQDELRSELRKAVERIGKPITSSTLSEVPLLNRIVKETLRMFPPASPFMTRVANEDYEYKDIVIPKGTTVFIGVSSIHNDPQFWPEPEEFRPQRFESDYDKLSFLTFGHGPRNCIGMRFAYMEAQLALAKLILEYRFEPGPSTEKKLVTVETFATLIPKNGVFCKVTRLEK; this is encoded by the exons ATGTTGTTGTTAACGTTGTTGTTGGGTCTGTTGTTTTATGCTATTTACAAACGACAACAACAGATGACAACATTTAAAAGGCTACGCATTCCCGGCCCGAGACCGAATTTTATTCTTGGCAATTCAATTGATATTGCGCGCGAAGGAACGAACGCTGTGTTTCCGAAGTGGACAAAGAAATACGGACCCATTGTCGGTTTCTACCTTGGCGGGCATCCTCTAATATTGACAACCGACTTTGAATTGATGCGCCGTGTGTTGGTTaaagattttcataaattcagcAATAAAAGTGAATTGGTG AAGGGCGGAATTCATCCCGTTCCACAATTGCGGAAAATGTTAGTTTGGACTCAGGATAATGCGTGGAGACGTTTACGTGCTTCGATGTCGCCGTCATTTTCGGCCTATAAACTGAGTGCCATGGAGCCATTGATGATGACTTCAATTGATAAAATGATCAGCGAACTTGAAGATAAGGCGAAAAGTGGCGATGAGTTTAACGTAAAGCCTTATATTGCGGAGTTGACGTTTTCCAGTGCGGTCAAGTGTATATTTGGACTTGATTTTTCACTGCGGCAAATGACCAAggaatcgaaaaatttcttagaaGCGACCCTTCCGCGCTTAGAGAAATCAATATTGGCAATATTAATGATGTTGTTCCCATCGCTGATTCGTATAGCTTATCCGCTAAGGGTCTATTGGGAACGAATTCGATTTTATATGCTATGGTCTCCAGAAGGGAGCGCCTATGACATGACCAAAAATATTCTCCAAATTCGAAAAGATTTGCAAACCCAGTCCGTTgattttttgcaattattgATGAACACGAAGAAAGTTCAGACGATCACTGATAACGATTTGGAGATGTCGTCAGAGGATGTTGCGCAGAATAACAATTCGTTGAGCAAAGACgctagtgaaaatatttcagagGACGAGATTGTGTCAAATGCACTGCTTTTCCTGCTTGCTTCTTTCGAAACAACGTCGGTTACTCTTCAGTTCTGTTTGCATAATTTGATCAATCATCAAAATGTCCAAGACGAACTGAGGAGTGAACTTCGAAAAGCTGTAGAGAGGATCGGTAAACCCATTACTTCCTCAACTTTGTCTGAGGTTCCATTGCTCAATCGTATCGTCAAAGAAACGCTGAGGATGTTTCCACCCGCATCACCATTCATGACACGAGTGGCCAATGAGGATTACGAATACAAGGATATTGTAATACCGAAAGGAACTACTGTATTTATAGGAGTTTCTTCAATCCACAATGATCCACAATTTTGGCCGGAGCCCGAAGAATTTCGACCGCAGAGATTTGAAAGTGATTACGATAAATTATCCTTTTTAACATTCGGCCATGG TCCGAGAAACTGTATTGGCATGAGATTCGCTTATATGGAAGCTCAATTGGCTCTTGCAAAACTCATCCTGGAGTATCGGTTTGAACCGGGACCGTCAACAGAAAAGAAGCTTGTGACGGTGGAAACGTTTGCAACATTGATACCAAAGAATGGGGTTTTTTGTAAAGTTACTCGActcgaaaaataa